A stretch of the Kazachstania africana CBS 2517 chromosome 12, complete genome genome encodes the following:
- the RPL8B gene encoding 60S ribosomal protein eL8 (similar to Saccharomyces cerevisiae RPL8A (YHL033C) and RPL8B (YLL045C); ancestral locus Anc_4.8), with product MAPGKKVAPAPFGAKSAKAAKPKNPLTNSTPKNFGIGQAIQPKRNLSRYVKWPEYVRLQRQKKILSIRLKVPPAVAQFQYTLDRNTAAETFKLFNKYRPESSAEKKERLTKEAAAIAEGKTRQEASPKPYAVKYGLNHVVSLIENKKTKLVLIANDVDPIELVIFLPALCKKMGVPYAIVKGKARLGTLVNQKTSAVAALTEVRAEDEAELAKLVSTINANFNDKYDEVKKHWGGGIMGHKAQTKIAKKAKAAESA from the coding sequence ATGGCTCCAGGTAAGAAAGTTGCTCCAGCTCCATTCGGTGCTAAGTCCGCTAAGGCTGCTAAGCCAAAGAACCCATTAACCAACTCTACTCCAAAGAACTTTGGTATTGGTCAAGCTATTCAACCAAAGAGAAACTTATCTAGATACGTCAAATGGCCAGAATATGTCAGATTACaaagacaaaagaagatcttATCCATCAGATTAAAGGTCCCACCTGCTGTTGCTCAATTCCAATACACTTTAGACAGAAACACTGCTGCTGAAACTTTCAAGTTATTCAACAAGTACAGACCAGAATCTTCTGCcgaaaagaaggaaagaTTAACCAAGGAAGCCGCTGCTATTGCCGAAGGTAAGACCAGACAAGAAGCTTCTCCAAAGCCATACGCTGTCAAGTACGGTTTAAACCACGTCgtttctttaattgaaaacaaGAAGACTAAGTTAGTTTTAATTGCTAACGATGTTGACCCAATCGAATTAGTTATCTTCTTACCAGCTTTATGCAAGAAGATGGGTGTTCCATACGCTATTGTCAAGGGTAAGGCTAGATTAGGTACTTTAGTTAACCAAAAGACCTCTGCTGTCGCTGCTTTAACTGAAGTCAGAGCTGAAGACGAAGCTGAATTAGCTAAGTTAGTCTCTACCATCAACGCTAACTTCAACGACAAATACGATGAAGTCAAGAAGCACTGGGGTGGTGGTATCATGGGTCACAAGGCTCAAACCAAGATTGCTAAGAAGGCTAAGGCTGCTGAATCTGcttaa
- the SDH2 gene encoding succinate dehydrogenase iron-sulfur protein subunit SDH2 (similar to Saccharomyces cerevisiae SDH2 (YLL041C); ancestral locus Anc_4.13) translates to MALIQRSLFRFIARRGVATTESAMATHSTVPKMKTFKVYRWNPDKPAEKPHLQTYQVDLNECGPMVLDALLKIKNEQDPTLTFRRSCREGICGSCAMNIEGRNTLACLCKIDTNVSKQEKIYPLPHMFIVKDLVPDLTNFYQQYKSIKPYLQRSSFPADGKEVPQSIEDRKKLDGLYECILCACCSTSCPSYWWNQEEYLGPAVLLQAYRWLIDSRDQATRQRKDMLQNSMSLYRCHTIMNCTRTCPKGLNPGLAIAEIKKKLALSA, encoded by the coding sequence atggcCCTTATTCAGAGAAGTTTGTTCCGTTTCATTGCAAGAAGGGGCGTCGCCACTACTGAAAGTGCCATGGCCACGCATTCTACCGTGCCAAAGATGAAGACATTCAAGGTATACCGTTGGAATCCGGATAAACCGGCTGAAAAACCTCATCTGCAGACTTATCAGGTGGATCTTAATGAATGTGGTCCCATGGTGCTGGACGCCCTTTTAAAGATCAAAAATGAGCAAGATCCTACCTTAACGTTCAGGAGGTCGTGCAGAGAAGGTATATGTGGCTCCTGTGCTATGAATATCGAAGGTAGAAACACACTGGCATGTCTTTGTAAGATTGATACGAATGTTAGTAAGCaggaaaaaatttatcCACTACCTCATATGTTTATTGTAAAAGACTTGGTCCCTGATTTGACAAACTTTTATCAACAGTATAAATCTATAAAACCATACTTACAGAGATCGTCATTCCCAGCAGACGGTAAAGAAGTCCCACAGAGTATTGAGGACCGTAAGAAGCTGGATGGTTTGTACGAGTGTATTCTATGTGCATGCTGTTCTACCTCGTGTCCATCATATTGGTGGAACCAAGAGGAATATCTAGGGCCTGCAGTTCTTTTACAAGCTTACCGTTGGTTGATCGACTCAAGAGATCAGGCCACtagacaaagaaaagacaTGTTGCAAAATTCCATGTCTCTTTACAGATGCCATACTATCATGAACTGTACGAGAACCTGTCCTAAAGGTTTGAATCCCGGTTTAGCAATTGCTGAGATCAAAAAGAAACTGGCTTTGTCTGCTTGA
- the ATG10 gene encoding E2-like conjugating enzyme (similar to Saccharomyces cerevisiae ATG10 (YLL042C); ancestral locus Anc_4.12): MLNEEEYSIQLHRLYNDVVKSWPACRNANICESDASLTLQIDSAHAISASLRTTRLSYVEVKVIYSKIYREPLLLFRIWDFEEDNDIPSYTLVFPKDIDSIVNKSADNCNSMTQFSVSLDIFNGEVWFNIHPCDTTDIVGDDNDFKNDYLNRWFSVFALSWLN; this comes from the coding sequence ATGCtgaatgaagaagagtACAGCATACAGCTGCACCGCCTTTATAATGATGTGGTAAAGAGTTGGCCAGCATGCAGGAATGCCAATATCTGTGAATCAGATGCGTCTCTAACGTTACAGATCGATTCAGCACACGCTATATCAGCGAGTTTACGCACTACGAGGCTCTCATACGTTGAGGTAAAGGTTatctattcaaaaatatatcgTGAGCCCTTATTGCTCTTTAGAATCTGGGactttgaagaagataatgataTACCAAGCTACACACTCGTGTTCCCCAAGGATATAGACAGCATTGTGAATAAGAGTGCCGATAATTGCAATTCAATGACGCAGTTTTCTGTCAGCCTCGACATATTTAATGGTGAAGTATGGTTCAACATTCACCCATGCGATACTACTGACATTGTCGGGGATGACAATGATTTCAAGAATGATTACCTCAATAGATGGTTCAGTGTTTTCGCACTCAGCTGGCTGAACTAG
- the KAFR0L00210 gene encoding MIP/aquaporin family protein (similar to Saccharomyces cerevisiae FPS1 (YLL043W); ancestral locus Anc_4.10), with translation MVSQYFSTEDFDLEMQTNCHRSATTLSANVLDLRSIIPQLSERHHYGQEDYSEEEVEITNYNDVDSEKIHSIRVKPKRIHQNPQTPMVLPSTHKPKNLLSWLKQKTYLKEFFAEFLGTMVMIIFGSSVLCQVICANKLQDNGFNDKMVQFNDTEVSNSLENLKLVFATGVAGSFDNIAFGWAAAVTMGYLTAGGSTISGGHLNPSITIANCVFRAFPIKKVPIYVAGQLFGAIFGCLIAFGLYKEVIVEAFTNWWDHEAVGAMFCTMPMPFLSSARQFLSELLCTAMLQACIFALTDPYTSLSTNVFPILLFILVFVINASMSLQTAASMNLARDFGPRLALTMLGFSKQILWSDYYHYFWVPIIAPILGALLGGLIYDIFIYQGNDSPVNWPHASYVNYMEKRLNKDVKDECLYTHEDGSKDRNRKTDKGRNLNVDIREVENSNLSMSNYNTK, from the coding sequence ATGGTTTCTCAATATTTTTCCACCGAAGACTTTGATTTGGAAATGCAAACAAACTGTCACAGGTCAGCAACAACATTATCTGCTAATGTACTCGATTTACGAAGCATTATACCACAGTTGAGTGAAAGACACCATTACGGCCAGGAAGATTattctgaagaagaagttgaaattACCAATTATAATGATGTTGATAGTGAAAAGATCCATAGTATAAGAGTAAAACCTAAAAGAATTCACCAAAATCCACAGACACCTATGGTCTTACCATCTACGCACAAACCGAAAAATTTACTCTCATGGCTGAAGCAGAAGACGTATTTGAAGGAATTTTTTGCTGAATTCTTAGGAACTATGgtgatgataatatttgGGTCCTCTGTACTATGCCAGGTTATTTGTGCCAACAAATTGCAAGATAATGGatttaatgataaaatgGTTCAATTCAACGATACTGAAGTTTCAAATTCactagaaaatttgaagttggTTTTTGCAACAGGTGTGGCTGGATCCTTTGATAATATTGCATTTGGCTGGGCTGCAGCAGTCACCATGGGTTATCTCACAGCAGGAGGAAGCACCATCTCAGGAGGTCATTTAAATCCATCTATCACAATAGCTAACTGCGTTTTTCGAGCCTTTCCAATAAAAAAGGTGCCAATTTATGTAGCAGGGCAGTTGTTCGGGGCAATATTTGGCTGCCTTATAGCATTTGGCTTATACAAGGAGGTCATTGTTGAAGCATTTACTAACTGGTGGGATCACGAAGCAGTCGGGGCAATGTTTTGTACAATGCCCATGCCCTTCCTCTCCAGTGCTAGGCAGTTTTTATCTGAATTATTGTGTACTGCAATGCTACAGGCTTGTATCTTTGCACTAACAGATCCGTATACATCTCTTTCTACCAAtgtttttccaatattaCTTTTCATACTAGTTTTTGTCATTAATGCTTCCATGTCATTGCAAACAGCTGCATCCATGAATTTAGCCCGTGACTTCGGTCCCAGGCTGGCTTTAACCATGTTAGGGTTCAGTAAGCAAATCCTTTGGTCTGACTACTACCATTATTTTTGGGTCCCGATTATCGCACCCATATTAGGAGCTCTTCTAGGTGGATTAATATATGATATATTCATATACCAAGGTAATGACTCTCCAGTGAATTGGCCACATGCCTCTTATGTAAATTACATGGAGAAGCGTTTGAATAAAGATGTAAAGGATGAATGCCTGTATACCCATGAGGACGGGTCTAAAGACAGAAATAGGAAAACTGACAAAGGtagaaatttgaatgtCGATATCAGGGAAGTTGAGAACTCAAATTTGTCAATGAGTAATTATAATACAAAGTAA